From one Triticum aestivum cultivar Chinese Spring chromosome 4B, IWGSC CS RefSeq v2.1, whole genome shotgun sequence genomic stretch:
- the LOC123092624 gene encoding tropinone reductase homolog At5g06060, whose product MAAAGTSGSSQPGAPGRWSLHGKTALVTGGTRGIGRAVVEELAALGAAVHTCSRKEAELGERLKEWEARGFRVTTSVCDLSVREQRERLIGDVAERFGGKLNILVNNVGTNIRKPTTEYSAEDYSFLMATNLESAYHLCQLAHPLLKASGLGSIVFISSVCGLVAVFSGTLYAMTKGAINQLTKNLACEWAKDGIRTNSVAPWYITTSLTEGLLANKEFEASVVSRTPLRRVGEPGEVSSLVAFLCMPGSTYITGQTISVDGGMSVNGLYPA is encoded by the exons ATGGCTGCGGCGGGGACGTCGGGATCGAGCCAGCCGGGTGCTCCAGGAAGGTGGTCTCTTCACGGCAAGACGGCTCTCGTCACCGGCGGCACCCGCGGGATCGG GCGTGCGGTGGTGGAGGAACTTGCGGCGCTGGGGGCGGCCGTGCACACCTGCTCCCGGAAGGAGGcggagctgggcgagcgcctcaagGAGTGGGAGGCCAGGGGCTTCCGCGTCACAACCTCCGTCTGCGACCTCTCCGTCCGGGAGCAGCGGGAGCGCCTGATTGGCGACGTCGCCGAACGCTTCGGCGGCAAGCTCAACATCCTC GTAAACAATGTGGGGACAAACATAAGGAAACCAACTACTGAATATTCCGCTGAAGATTACTCTTTTTTGATGGCCACTAATCTTGAATCTGCATATCATCTTTGCCAACTTGCACATCCTCTTCTAAAAGCATCTGGCTTGGGCAGCATTGTTTTCATATCATCTGTCTGTGGATTAGTAGCCGTATTTAGCGGTACTCTATATGCCATGACTAAAG GTGCCATCAACCAGTTAACCAAGAACCTAGCATGTGAATGGGCAAAAGATGGCATAAGAACAAACTCTGTTGCTCCATGGTACATAACGACTTCGCTTACAGAAGGA CTTTTGGCTAACAAGGAATTTGAGGCCTCCGTTGTGAGTCGAACTCCACTGAGGCGTGTCGGAGAACCAGGAGAGGTATCATCGCTGGTTGCTTTTCTTTGCATGCCTGGTTCCACTTACATAACAGGCCAGACGATCTCAGTGGATGGAGGTATGAGTGTCAATGGGCTCTATCCAGCTTGA